One stretch of Agelaius phoeniceus isolate bAgePho1 chromosome W unlocalized genomic scaffold, bAgePho1.hap1 SUPER_W_unloc_2, whole genome shotgun sequence DNA includes these proteins:
- the LOC143692670 gene encoding olfactory receptor 14A16-like, protein MSNSSSIRHFLLLALADTRQLQLLHFCLLLGISLAALLGNGLIISAVACGHHLHTPMFFFLLNLALTDLGSICTTVPKAMHNSLWDTSNISYTGCAAQLFSFVFCATTEFCLLTTMCYDRYVSICKPLHYGTLLGSRACAHMAAAAWASAFLNALMHTANTFSLPLCHGNALGQFFCEIPQILKLSCSKSYLRELGLLAVGVCLGLGCFVFIVFSYVQIFRVVLRIPSEEGRHKAFSTCLPHLAVVSLFISTGTFYYLKPPSMSSPSLDLALSVLYSVVAPVLNPLIYSLRNQELKAAVWRLMTGCFKGH, encoded by the coding sequence atgtccaacagcagctccatcaggcacttcctcctgctggcattggcagacacgcggcagctgcagctcctgcacttctgcctcttgctgggcatctccctggctgccctcctgggcaacggcctcatcatcagcgccgtagcctgcggccaccacctgcacacgcccatgttcttcttcctgctcaacctggccctcactgacctgggctccatctgtaccactgtccccaaagccatgcacaattccctctgggacaccagcaataTCTCCTACAccggatgtgctgctcagctcttttcttttgttttctgcgCAACTACAGAGTTTTGCCTCCTGACCaccatgtgctacgaccgctacgtgtccatctgcaaacccctgcactacgggaccctcctgggcagcagagcttgtgcccacatggcagcagctgcctgggccagtgcctttctcaatgctctcatgcacacggccaatacattttccctgcccctgtgccatggcaatgccctgggccagttcttctgtgaaatcccacaaatcctcaagctctcctgctcaaaatcctatctcagggaacttgggctacTTGCTGTTGGTGTCTGTTTAGGACTTGGTTGCTTTGTAtttattgttttctcctatgtgcagatcttcagggtcGTGCTGAGGATTCCCTCTGAggagggacggcacaaagccttttccacctgcctccctcacctggctgtggtctctctgTTCATCAGCACCGGTACATTTTACTACCTGAAGcctccctccatgtcctccccatccctggatctggccctgtcagttctgtactcggtggtggcTCCAgtcctgaaccccctcatctacagcctgaggaaccaggagctcaaggctgcagtgtggagactgatgacagGATGCTTTAAGGGACATTAA